Proteins encoded by one window of Salvia splendens isolate huo1 chromosome 5, SspV2, whole genome shotgun sequence:
- the LOC121801846 gene encoding uncharacterized protein LOC121801846 isoform X2 produces the protein MPPSPSVRVSPGREMKRENHKRGSSFGSGILFQEKDEDLALFNEVQNKETDNFLLQTNDDFDDMFSSRPRQFSNFKLGISIPARGESSDLLNAEGDKNDYDWLITPPETPLFPSLDDEASTVSLAPRGRPRSQPITISRSSTMEKGYKSGRTSASPRRLSPSPRSGTSPLQSKSRPFSATHSSPPPALRRSSPSRGLSPPPSKPIPAPRNRTPTPRRMSTGSPGATAPSRARGASPVKTSQGNSASPKIKAWQSNIPGFSLEAPPNLRTSLADRPASYVRGSSPASRNGSRSARQSISPTASRSVGSSYSHERDQFSSYSRGSVASFGDDDADSLQSVPISTSGRSVPRSIGRSPNNKTMGFSKKPTKTLSNSAPKRSFDLALRQMDRKVPQNMFRPLLSSVPSSTFCAGKASTHHRALTSRNSSITTSSNASSDQGTSGALDTEENEQNQDDVTSDFVKGRYPTMQHEVFEEVSGYQDAEDGNPARVISLSDTAESSSQLDTSADVILDGKYDYSDVDGTSDMEVCSGCSDMFPSSELVKEGHLWFCLECISLKTNSMETLPVTTVKRDKEIAEAIVHDGECGWHDVLDQSVSIQESVPVIGAGETEMHHLDSTAIDDQYSKTERGMDHEVLQSEKRELMVTSQQEIVGAVEFHSSHQQLHQSGICSTSEADVSEGTGISLLLKSSSSSKGHLIQSRSFTASNICYDDFSYVRDSVNSMRSSGGYSNASVSSSTDLGSSRQTEARIRRQSSGQRSDIENYRYEIPMKHKRSISSLSGGASALGSQVRSTTPSCLGDSFELASSDKDREVHGVTYPVPPNQSLPSEKEAESTCTDLESSLTLKVSAELSSDLMNIHSEGSPKESILASEELVSHGSGTDESSNEETAATQLQTSARGEDMQSSCNDMVDVTEVPHMSSLNDISEMEIQNSGILSCDSQSDVDSTNSKTLTNELLEPSVSVEQNDIMTETTEEFDIPVPVNCVLDFTIAREDVGGANSRSLTLEEATDAILFCSSIVHNLAYEVANIAIEKENLSLEVARPTVTVVGKPNPDRREMRSRPLGKRSSKAQKARQRRLETEPKPRPVTPEREEKFSPRIVRSPGKKGEATTHPPPKLESKCNCTIM, from the exons ATGCCTCCGTCACCTTCTGTTAGAGTTTCCCCGGGGAgggagatgaagagagagaatcACAAGAGAGGCAGCAGTTTTGGGAGTGGGATTCTCTTTCAAGAGAAGGATGAGGATCTTGCTCTGTTCAATGAGGTGCAGAACAAAGAAACTGATAATTTCTTGCTCCAGACGAATGATGACTTTGATGACATGTTTT CATCGAGGCCAAGACAGTTCTCCAATTTCAAGCTTGGAATATCCATTCCTGCTCGAGGGGAGAGTAGTGACCTGCTTAATGCAGAAGGAGATAAAAATGACTATGACTG GTTAATAACCCCTCCTGAAACTCCTCTGTTTCCTTCTTTGGATGATGAGGCATCGACAGTTAGCCTTGCACCCAGAGGCAGGCCCAGGAGTCAACCTATTACAATCTCGCGATCATCCACG ATGGAGAAGGGTTATAAGAGTGGCAGGACCAGTGCTAGTCCCCGTCGCCTTAGTCCatctcctcggtctggtactaGTCCATTGCAGTCTAAAAGCAGACCATTTTCTGCCACTCATTCCAGTCCACCTCCTGCTTTGCGACGTTCTTCTCCATCAAGGGGGCTGTCTCCCCCACCAAGTAAGCCAATACCTGCTCCAAGGAATAGAACACCGACACCTAGGAGAATGAGCACGGGTTCACCTGGTGCTACTGCACCTTCAAGGGCGAGAGGTGCCTCTCCCGTCAAGACAAGTCAGGGTAACTCTGcttcacctaaaataaaagCATGGCAATCTAACATCCCTGGGTTTTCCTTAGAGGCGCCTCCTAATCTTCGCACCTCACTGGCTGATAGGCCAGCATCATATGTCAGAGGTTCCTCACCAGCCTCGAGAAATGGGTCCAGATCTGCTAGACAGTCTATTTCCCCAACTGCCTCAAGAAGTGTCGGTTCATCTTATAGTCATGAAAGGGATCAATTTAGCTCCTACAGCAGAGGCTCAGTTGCATCATTTGGTGATGATGATGCAGACTCACTACAATCTGTGCCTATCAGCACCTCTGGCCGCTCAGTTCCTAGAAGCATAGGTAGATCCCCAAATAATAAAACCATGGGCTTTTCCAAGAAACCTACCAAAACCTTGTCAAATTCTGCTCCCAAAAGATCATTCGACTTGGCACTTCGACAAATG GATAGGAAGGTTCCACAGAATATGTTCAGACCCCTGCTGTCCAGTGTCCCCAGTTCAACATTTTGTGCAGGGAAAGCAAGTACACATCATCGTGCTCTGACATCAAGAAATTCTTCAATCACAACTAGCAGTAATGCCAGTTCCGATCAAGGAACAAGTGGCGCACTTGATACTGAAGAAAATGAGCAAAACCAGGATGATGTGACCAGTGACTTTGTGAAGGGACGGTACCCAACTATGCAACACGAAGTATTTGAGGAGGTGTCGGGATATCAGGATGCGGAAGATGGTAACCCCGCTAGAGTTATTTCTCTGTCAGATACTGCTGAGAGTAGCAGCCAACTTGACACTTCTGCTGATGTAATCTTGGATGGGAAATATGACTACTCCGATGTTGATGGGACTTCAGATATGGAAGTATGCTCTGGATGCAGTGACATGTTTCCTTCAAGTGAATTGGTAAAGGAAGGTCACCTATGGTTCTGTCTGGAATGCATTAGTTTGAAAACAAATTCAATGGAAACCCTCCCAGTGACAACAGTAAAGAGAGATAAGGAAATTGCAGAAGCCATTGTTCACGATGGTGAGTGTGGATGGCATGACGTTTTGGACCAATCTGTCTCAATTCAAGAATCAGTACCAGTTATTGGTGCTGGTGAAACAGAGATGCACCACCTCGACTCTACGGCAATTGATGATCAATATTCAAAGACCGAGCGTGGCATGGATCACGAAGTATTGCAATCTGAGAAGAGGGAGCTTATGGTCACCAGCCAGCAAGAGATAGTTGGAGCTGTGGAATTTCACTCCAGCCACCAACAATTACACCAGTCTGGTATCTGTTCAACTTCAGAAGCTGATGTTTCCGAAGGTACAGGTATATCATTGCTTCTGAAGTCATCAAGTAGCAGTAAAGGACATCTCATCCAAAGCAGGAGTTTCACCGCAAGTAACATTTGTTATGATGATTTCTCTTATGTGAGGGATAGCGTAAATAGTATGAGAAGCTCCGGTGGGTATAGTAATGCATCTGTATCATCCTCCACTGATCTGGGATCTTCTAGGCAAACTGAGGCACGTATTCGTCGGCAATCAAGTGGCCAGAGATCTGACATTGAAAATTACAGATATGAAATTCCTATGAAGCATAAACGCTCCATCTCCTCTTTGTCTGGTGGTGCGTCAGCTCTTGGATCCCAGGTCCGAAGTACAACACCAAGTTGCCTAGGGGATAGTTTTGAGCTAGCGTCTTCCGACAAGGATAGGGAGGTTCATGGGGTAACATATCCAGTTCCTCCTAACCAGTCACTGCCCTCTGAAAAAGAAGCAGAAAGTACATGCACGGATTTGGAAAGCAGTCTAACCCTCAAGGTTTCTGCAGAATTATCGAGTGATTTGATGAATATCCATTCAGAAGGTAGTCCGAAGGAGTCAATTCTTGCTTCTGAAGAGCTAGTATCACATGGGAGCGGTACAGATGAATCCAGTAACGAAGAAACAGCAGCTACACAGTTACAGACTTCTGCCCGAGGGGAAGACATGCAAAGCTCTTGTAATGACATGGTGGATGTCACGGAAGTTCCTCATATGAGTTCTTTGAATGATATATCTGAAATGGAAATTCAGAATTCTGGTATTTTATCTTGTGACTCACAATCTGATGTTGATTCCACAAATTCGAAGACATTAACAAATGAGTTACTGGAGCCTTCTGTCTCAGTGGAACAAAATGATATTATGACAGAAACTACGGAAGAATTTGACATCCCTGTTCCTGTAAATTGTGTCCTTG ATTTTACCATTGCACGAGAAGACGTTGGTGGAGCAAACTCTAGAAGCCTGACCCTCGAGGAAGCAACAGACGCAATCCTCTTCTGCAGCTCCATTGTCCACAATCTGGCATATGAAGTGGCAAATATAGCCATAGAGAAGGAGAACTTGTCTCTGGAAGTCGCGAGACCAACAGTGACAGTGGTTGGCAAACCCAACCCCGACAGAAGGGAGATGCGATCAAGGCCACTGGGTAAACGCAGTTCCAAAGCCCAAAAGGCTCGCCAGAGAAGATTGGAGACAGAGCCAAAGCCAAGGCCCGTGACTCCTGAAAGGGAAGAAAAATTTAGTCCACGCATCGTGAGATCTCCTGGCAAGAAGGGCGAGGCCACCACACATCCTCCTCCGAAGCTGGAGTCAAAGTGCAACTGCACCATCATGTGA
- the LOC121801846 gene encoding uncharacterized protein LOC121801846 isoform X1, protein MPPSPSVRVSPGREMKRENHKRGSSFGSGILFQEKDEDLALFNEVQNKETDNFLLQTNDDFDDMFSSRPRQFSNFKLGISIPARGESSDLLNAEGDKNDYDWLITPPETPLFPSLDDEASTVSLAPRGRPRSQPITISRSSTMEKGYKSGRTSASPRRLSPSPRSGTSPLQSKSRPFSATHSSPPPALRRSSPSRGLSPPPSKPIPAPRNRTPTPRRMSTGSPGATAPSRARGASPVKTSQGNSASPKIKAWQSNIPGFSLEAPPNLRTSLADRPASYVRGSSPASRNGSRSARQSISPTASRSVGSSYSHERDQFSSYSRGSVASFGDDDADSLQSVPISTSGRSVPRSIGRSPNNKTMGFSKKPTKTLSNSAPKRSFDLALRQMDRKVPQNMFRPLLSSVPSSTFCAGKASTHHRALTSRNSSITTSSNASSDQGTSGALDTEENEQNQDDVTSDFVKGRYPTMQHEVFEEVSGYQDAEDGNPARVISLSDTAESSSQLDTSADVILDGKYDYSDVDGTSDMEVCSGCSDMFPSSELVKEGHLWFCLECISLKTNSMETLPVTTVKRDKEIAEAIVHDGECGWHDVLDQSVSIQESVPVIGAGETEMHHLDSTAIDDQYSKTERGMDHEVLQSEKRELMVTSQQEIVGAVEFHSSHQQLHQSGICSTSEADVSEGTGISLLLKSSSSSKGHLIQSRSFTASNICYDDFSYVRDSVNSMRSSGGYSNASVSSSTDLGSSRQTEARIRRQSSGQRSDIENYRYEIPMKHKRSISSLSGGASALGSQVRSTTPSCLGDSFELASSDKDREVHGVTYPVPPNQSLPSEKEAESTCTDLESSLTLKVSAELSSDLMNIHSEGSPKESILASEELVSHGSGTDESSNEETAATQLQTSARGEDMQSSCNDMVDVTEVPHMSSLNDISEMEIQNSGILSCDSQSDVDSTNSKTLTNELLEPSVSVEQNDIMTETTEEFDIPVPVNCVLEDFTIAREDVGGANSRSLTLEEATDAILFCSSIVHNLAYEVANIAIEKENLSLEVARPTVTVVGKPNPDRREMRSRPLGKRSSKAQKARQRRLETEPKPRPVTPEREEKFSPRIVRSPGKKGEATTHPPPKLESKCNCTIM, encoded by the exons ATGCCTCCGTCACCTTCTGTTAGAGTTTCCCCGGGGAgggagatgaagagagagaatcACAAGAGAGGCAGCAGTTTTGGGAGTGGGATTCTCTTTCAAGAGAAGGATGAGGATCTTGCTCTGTTCAATGAGGTGCAGAACAAAGAAACTGATAATTTCTTGCTCCAGACGAATGATGACTTTGATGACATGTTTT CATCGAGGCCAAGACAGTTCTCCAATTTCAAGCTTGGAATATCCATTCCTGCTCGAGGGGAGAGTAGTGACCTGCTTAATGCAGAAGGAGATAAAAATGACTATGACTG GTTAATAACCCCTCCTGAAACTCCTCTGTTTCCTTCTTTGGATGATGAGGCATCGACAGTTAGCCTTGCACCCAGAGGCAGGCCCAGGAGTCAACCTATTACAATCTCGCGATCATCCACG ATGGAGAAGGGTTATAAGAGTGGCAGGACCAGTGCTAGTCCCCGTCGCCTTAGTCCatctcctcggtctggtactaGTCCATTGCAGTCTAAAAGCAGACCATTTTCTGCCACTCATTCCAGTCCACCTCCTGCTTTGCGACGTTCTTCTCCATCAAGGGGGCTGTCTCCCCCACCAAGTAAGCCAATACCTGCTCCAAGGAATAGAACACCGACACCTAGGAGAATGAGCACGGGTTCACCTGGTGCTACTGCACCTTCAAGGGCGAGAGGTGCCTCTCCCGTCAAGACAAGTCAGGGTAACTCTGcttcacctaaaataaaagCATGGCAATCTAACATCCCTGGGTTTTCCTTAGAGGCGCCTCCTAATCTTCGCACCTCACTGGCTGATAGGCCAGCATCATATGTCAGAGGTTCCTCACCAGCCTCGAGAAATGGGTCCAGATCTGCTAGACAGTCTATTTCCCCAACTGCCTCAAGAAGTGTCGGTTCATCTTATAGTCATGAAAGGGATCAATTTAGCTCCTACAGCAGAGGCTCAGTTGCATCATTTGGTGATGATGATGCAGACTCACTACAATCTGTGCCTATCAGCACCTCTGGCCGCTCAGTTCCTAGAAGCATAGGTAGATCCCCAAATAATAAAACCATGGGCTTTTCCAAGAAACCTACCAAAACCTTGTCAAATTCTGCTCCCAAAAGATCATTCGACTTGGCACTTCGACAAATG GATAGGAAGGTTCCACAGAATATGTTCAGACCCCTGCTGTCCAGTGTCCCCAGTTCAACATTTTGTGCAGGGAAAGCAAGTACACATCATCGTGCTCTGACATCAAGAAATTCTTCAATCACAACTAGCAGTAATGCCAGTTCCGATCAAGGAACAAGTGGCGCACTTGATACTGAAGAAAATGAGCAAAACCAGGATGATGTGACCAGTGACTTTGTGAAGGGACGGTACCCAACTATGCAACACGAAGTATTTGAGGAGGTGTCGGGATATCAGGATGCGGAAGATGGTAACCCCGCTAGAGTTATTTCTCTGTCAGATACTGCTGAGAGTAGCAGCCAACTTGACACTTCTGCTGATGTAATCTTGGATGGGAAATATGACTACTCCGATGTTGATGGGACTTCAGATATGGAAGTATGCTCTGGATGCAGTGACATGTTTCCTTCAAGTGAATTGGTAAAGGAAGGTCACCTATGGTTCTGTCTGGAATGCATTAGTTTGAAAACAAATTCAATGGAAACCCTCCCAGTGACAACAGTAAAGAGAGATAAGGAAATTGCAGAAGCCATTGTTCACGATGGTGAGTGTGGATGGCATGACGTTTTGGACCAATCTGTCTCAATTCAAGAATCAGTACCAGTTATTGGTGCTGGTGAAACAGAGATGCACCACCTCGACTCTACGGCAATTGATGATCAATATTCAAAGACCGAGCGTGGCATGGATCACGAAGTATTGCAATCTGAGAAGAGGGAGCTTATGGTCACCAGCCAGCAAGAGATAGTTGGAGCTGTGGAATTTCACTCCAGCCACCAACAATTACACCAGTCTGGTATCTGTTCAACTTCAGAAGCTGATGTTTCCGAAGGTACAGGTATATCATTGCTTCTGAAGTCATCAAGTAGCAGTAAAGGACATCTCATCCAAAGCAGGAGTTTCACCGCAAGTAACATTTGTTATGATGATTTCTCTTATGTGAGGGATAGCGTAAATAGTATGAGAAGCTCCGGTGGGTATAGTAATGCATCTGTATCATCCTCCACTGATCTGGGATCTTCTAGGCAAACTGAGGCACGTATTCGTCGGCAATCAAGTGGCCAGAGATCTGACATTGAAAATTACAGATATGAAATTCCTATGAAGCATAAACGCTCCATCTCCTCTTTGTCTGGTGGTGCGTCAGCTCTTGGATCCCAGGTCCGAAGTACAACACCAAGTTGCCTAGGGGATAGTTTTGAGCTAGCGTCTTCCGACAAGGATAGGGAGGTTCATGGGGTAACATATCCAGTTCCTCCTAACCAGTCACTGCCCTCTGAAAAAGAAGCAGAAAGTACATGCACGGATTTGGAAAGCAGTCTAACCCTCAAGGTTTCTGCAGAATTATCGAGTGATTTGATGAATATCCATTCAGAAGGTAGTCCGAAGGAGTCAATTCTTGCTTCTGAAGAGCTAGTATCACATGGGAGCGGTACAGATGAATCCAGTAACGAAGAAACAGCAGCTACACAGTTACAGACTTCTGCCCGAGGGGAAGACATGCAAAGCTCTTGTAATGACATGGTGGATGTCACGGAAGTTCCTCATATGAGTTCTTTGAATGATATATCTGAAATGGAAATTCAGAATTCTGGTATTTTATCTTGTGACTCACAATCTGATGTTGATTCCACAAATTCGAAGACATTAACAAATGAGTTACTGGAGCCTTCTGTCTCAGTGGAACAAAATGATATTATGACAGAAACTACGGAAGAATTTGACATCCCTGTTCCTGTAAATTGTGTCCTTG AAGATTTTACCATTGCACGAGAAGACGTTGGTGGAGCAAACTCTAGAAGCCTGACCCTCGAGGAAGCAACAGACGCAATCCTCTTCTGCAGCTCCATTGTCCACAATCTGGCATATGAAGTGGCAAATATAGCCATAGAGAAGGAGAACTTGTCTCTGGAAGTCGCGAGACCAACAGTGACAGTGGTTGGCAAACCCAACCCCGACAGAAGGGAGATGCGATCAAGGCCACTGGGTAAACGCAGTTCCAAAGCCCAAAAGGCTCGCCAGAGAAGATTGGAGACAGAGCCAAAGCCAAGGCCCGTGACTCCTGAAAGGGAAGAAAAATTTAGTCCACGCATCGTGAGATCTCCTGGCAAGAAGGGCGAGGCCACCACACATCCTCCTCCGAAGCTGGAGTCAAAGTGCAACTGCACCATCATGTGA